Within the Thalassoglobus sp. JC818 genome, the region AGCCCTTCCAGGGTTCCCTGAAGTGCATCAAAGAGTGAGACATTCAACTCGTAGACTTTTTCCGTCCCGTCCCCCAGTTTTCGAGTGGAAAGTTTCCCCCCGAATTTCTCGATGGTTCGGACCATTTCTTCCTGCTCCTGATCAGAGAGCAGTCCCTCAGCCGGGCGCATTCCGATTCCGTCGTGCGATGCGGTGAAATTCAGATAAGTACACCCCATCGGAGCGGGGGGCATGCTCATCATCCAGGCTTTCAAGTACTTCGAAGTCCCTGCCAGCAGTGCATGCAGCATCAGAGGAGCAAGACTGAAGTTGTAGATGATGTGGGCTTCGTTGCCGTTGCCGAAGTACGTCAGGTTCTCCTGGTTCGGGACATTGGTTTCGGTAATCAGGATCGACCCCGGCGCGTATTCGTCGAGAACCGTCCGCAGGAACCGGACCATTTCGTGAGTCTCAGGCAGATGAATACAGGTCGTCCCGATCTTCTTCCACAGGTAACCGATCGCGTCCAGACGCAGGATCTCGACACCGTGATCGAGGTAAATTCGGATGATCTTCAAGAACTCAATGAAGACTTCGAAATTACGAAAATTCAAATCAACCTGATCGTGACTGAACGTGCACCAGACGTACCGAGTTCCTTGAGGAGTTTGAACTTCTCTCAATAGGCTCGAAGCACGCGGTCGTACGACGCTTGTCAGATCTTCATCGGGATTCGCTTCCACGAAAAAGCCCGCGCCTGGAGTTCTGCCCGACTGGTAATTCTCGAACCATTCACTCTCCGACGAGACGTGATTGATCACCAGATCGGCCATCAATCGATAGTCGCTGGAAACCTGTTCGACATCATTCCAATCCCCGAGCTTTGGATTGATTTCGCGATAATCAATGACCGCAAAGCCGTCATCCGAACTGAAAGGACAGAAGGGGAGAATGTGGACGGAGTTGATGTCGCTATCGACTGTGGCCTTAAGAAATTGATGCAGTGTCTGAAGCGGTGATTCCTCTAAACGCTGAATCGAGTCTCCGTATGTGATCAGAATTGCATCGCGAGAAGACCACAAGTCGTTTCCGCTGCTACGCGGTTTCTTCACACCTTGCAGAACTTCTTCGATGCGATGTGCCACATCTTCTGGAGCGATATCTGGATAGAGAAGGTCGCAATGGTTCCGTAAACGATGTAGATACGGAGACGATTCGGGCTCGTTCATCAAACAGAATTCAGTTCTCAGGGAGGAAAGTGAGTCGAGCGCGACGGGCCAATTATTGCCGCGACTCAAACTCATCGCAATGTCGAATTGAAGATCGCCATCGAGCATTCGAGTGACGAGAATGCAGGACCAATGAGATCACTCCACTTCAGTCGCGAACTGAGTGTGTCCGCCTTGAACCATTCGCCGCGTCAGAAAGACTTCAGCGACGAGCAATAACAAGATTCCAAGCAACAAGATCCACCACAGTTCAGACCGTGTCAGCTCAGCCTGACTGGCAGCTGTCAGATCACTCATCGAGTCAATCAGTTTCATCCGGTCGTTTCCAGATAGAATTTCCCATTCCACTTCATCGATCCGAGTCAGATCCGACTCGGCCGGATCGCGTAAGACGAGGAACGGAATTGCGTCAGGTTTTCCAACGTCTTTCGGGACAAATTCATACAATCCCGGAACAGACGTTTCAGCATACGCCGCGAAGAGTGACTCACCTTCGCGAAGCAACTTGGGTTCCCCATTTACATCGTTGGGGCCACGAACTGAATAGTCTCGCGGCCGCTCTCCATCTTCTAGCGGAAGTCGCAGAACCGTTCCCGCAGCCACGTTTCGTTTGAATCCCTGCCCGGAGAGTTGGAAGACGAGCTCATGCAAGAACGGAACAAAGTCCGATCGAGCGGGCAGGGTACTCCAGTCTGCATCGAGCGGAACCGAGAGGACCGCCACTTTACCTTCCCCTGATTGCTGCATCACCAGGAAGGGGTCTCCATTGTTAAAACGCCCCGCGACGGAGCCTTCAGTCTTCGACTCAATGATCTCTGCGTTTTCTGGTTCAGTGTCTGGCTGCGCATCAGGGCCGCTCTTCGGCTTCGCCAGCTTCCACCACTTCGAAAAACGTGTGGCAGAGAAATCGACATCGTTGCCTTTCTGAAAGCGTTCCATCCAGGAATCGGTCAAGGTGTCCGTGTCGATCATGACCTCTGTAGAAACGCCGTCGTCATTCACCGCTTCGAACATTTGCGATTCGATCGAAAGAAATTCAACCGGAAGAAAATGCTCCTGCGGTATCTCATCTCCATTCGAGACGAGCCAGTTGTTCCAGGAGTTCGAATCGGTTCGATCTCCCGGAGCAATCAAGAGTCCGCCGCCGCTCTCCACGAAATCGGTCAAAGCCCGTTGTTGCAACTCATCGAGAAATGACACGTTGCAAAGCAGAACAACCTGATTGCCTTTCAACGCTTGTTCATTGAGTTCCGCCGGAGGAATGACAGTCGATCGAACCCACCGCTCCGTCTCACCCGATGACGCAAACGCTGCAGAGACGAAAAACGACTCCGATCGCGTTTCGTCCTGATGACGGGCACCGTCGACAATCAACACCGGAACACCATCCACAACTTCAATCAAACATTCCGCGAGATCGTCGACGGGGAGTTGATCATGTTCGAGAGCAATTCTGATCCGATAAATTCCCGGCTCGGAAAAGACATGTGAAAAGTCGACAGTCGATTGACCGTTGCCAGCCAGAGTTACTTCTCGTTCCGCACCGGCGACTGGCTGATCATTCACATTCAACCGAACAGATTTCGTTGTGCTTGCTCCCCCGGACTGGCTGACGACCGAACGGATTTGAATTGGGAAACCCGGCACCGTGAGAGATCTGGACAATCCAATCTCCCCGACAGAAAAGTTATTGGGAGTTCCGGTCTTTTCCGAGAAATCGACGATGGAAATTGTTGGCGGAACGGCGGGCTGAGACATCAAATCGTCGAGTCGCTGTCGTGAAAGTTGATCGTCCAGCGACCACGGAAACTTCTGCAGATCAGTCAGGACAACCACTTCACGAGAGACATTCGATGTCGTCAGCAAAATCTGCACAGCTTCGATCACAGCTTGTGAAAGCTTGGAGGTCCCATCCGGCGCAGCGATCGATTGCAGTGAATCACGAACGTGTTTGAGATCAGTGGAAGGTGGATGAATAAGACGTCGAGTTTGTGTTCGTGCATCAATCAGCGAAACGGTATCGCCTGGATTCAGTTCTTCCAAAGCATCGAAAACCCACTGAATTGCCCGCTGATGTGGAATTCCATCTTCAGATTCCCATCCCATGCTTCCGGAACCGTCAATAACAAACACGACATCGCGAGAAACTGCCGGGGCGAGACTCCCGAAAATGGCCCCGCTTCCCCATGGTCGAGCGAGAGCAAGTGCCAGCATCCCGAGCACCAGCATGCGAATGAGCAGCAGCAAGAAATCCTGAAGCCGAATCTTTCGACGCGTTCGATGCCCCAGCTTCAAAAACTGCATCGCCCCCCATTCAACAACTTCGAAACGGCGACGGCTAATTAAGTGGGCCAACACAGGTAAGGCGACAGCGGCCAATCCAGTGAGCATCAGGATGTTTAGAAAGCCGAATGACATCAACTCGCGATTTTCTTGAACGAAAACGACCTTCGCCGCCTCACAAAAGGGGAGAACTCAGCCTCAGGAGAAATTTTGATTGCCGCTTTCCCATCACATCAGAGAAAACCCTTCAATCTCTCGTGCAGAGCCAT harbors:
- a CDS encoding sugar phosphorylase, with translation MNEPESSPYLHRLRNHCDLLYPDIAPEDVAHRIEEVLQGVKKPRSSGNDLWSSRDAILITYGDSIQRLEESPLQTLHQFLKATVDSDINSVHILPFCPFSSDDGFAVIDYREINPKLGDWNDVEQVSSDYRLMADLVINHVSSESEWFENYQSGRTPGAGFFVEANPDEDLTSVVRPRASSLLREVQTPQGTRYVWCTFSHDQVDLNFRNFEVFIEFLKIIRIYLDHGVEILRLDAIGYLWKKIGTTCIHLPETHEMVRFLRTVLDEYAPGSILITETNVPNQENLTYFGNGNEAHIIYNFSLAPLMLHALLAGTSKYLKAWMMSMPPAPMGCTYLNFTASHDGIGMRPAEGLLSDQEQEEMVRTIEKFGGKLSTRKLGDGTEKVYELNVSLFDALQGTLEGLDRYQVERFICSQTIMMALEGIPAFYIHSLVATPNDTELVEKTGRARSINRHQWDADELEKLLDDPQSPQSRVSSEILRRMRIRSQQPAFDPSAVQFTLHLKTHFFGFWRQSRDRRQSIFAINNVTSRRRSLTLSDLNLIVTDNWFDLLTGERFDDRSQKIALAPYQTLWITNWKSD
- a CDS encoding BatA domain-containing protein — protein: MSFGFLNILMLTGLAAVALPVLAHLISRRRFEVVEWGAMQFLKLGHRTRRKIRLQDFLLLLIRMLVLGMLALALARPWGSGAIFGSLAPAVSRDVVFVIDGSGSMGWESEDGIPHQRAIQWVFDALEELNPGDTVSLIDARTQTRRLIHPPSTDLKHVRDSLQSIAAPDGTSKLSQAVIEAVQILLTTSNVSREVVVLTDLQKFPWSLDDQLSRQRLDDLMSQPAVPPTISIVDFSEKTGTPNNFSVGEIGLSRSLTVPGFPIQIRSVVSQSGGASTTKSVRLNVNDQPVAGAEREVTLAGNGQSTVDFSHVFSEPGIYRIRIALEHDQLPVDDLAECLIEVVDGVPVLIVDGARHQDETRSESFFVSAAFASSGETERWVRSTVIPPAELNEQALKGNQVVLLCNVSFLDELQQRALTDFVESGGGLLIAPGDRTDSNSWNNWLVSNGDEIPQEHFLPVEFLSIESQMFEAVNDDGVSTEVMIDTDTLTDSWMERFQKGNDVDFSATRFSKWWKLAKPKSGPDAQPDTEPENAEIIESKTEGSVAGRFNNGDPFLVMQQSGEGKVAVLSVPLDADWSTLPARSDFVPFLHELVFQLSGQGFKRNVAAGTVLRLPLEDGERPRDYSVRGPNDVNGEPKLLREGESLFAAYAETSVPGLYEFVPKDVGKPDAIPFLVLRDPAESDLTRIDEVEWEILSGNDRMKLIDSMSDLTAASQAELTRSELWWILLLGILLLLVAEVFLTRRMVQGGHTQFATEVE